The genomic interval TCCTCACCCGGTTGCTCGGTGTTGACCGCCTCTTCGATGGCGTTCACCGAGAGCATGTGGATGCACTTCCACGGGCAGATGTCGACGCAGCCCTCGCACAGGATGCACTCGGCCTGGTCGATGTGGAGGAACTGCTTGGGCTTCACCGCCGAGTTGAGCCACGCCGGGTCCACCTCCTGCAGCTGGTAGGAGGTGGCGAACTCGGGCATCGGGGGATTGGCGTCGGTCTTGGCCACCGGTCAGTCCTTCTTGGTCACAGGTCGCGAGAAGGCCGACGTCCCCGACGGGGTGGCGGGGACCGGGGTGGACGTCTTGGGCTTGGCCATGCCCCGCTTCTGCCACATGCTCCACACGACGATGTTCAGGCCGAGGAAGACGATGTAGAAGCCGGCGGCCACGGTGTCCCGGAGCGCCCGTCCGGAGATGTCGAGGGCATACGTGTCGAGGAGGATCTTGTCTTCCCGCAGGCCCAGCTTGGAGTCAGCCCAGGTCAACCACTCGTGGGGCACCACGCCGTAGGCCATGAGGAACATGGCGAAGACGGCCATGGCCCCGGCCATGCTCTGGGCCCAGGTCGGCGGGAGATCACTCTTGGGCCGCTTCAACAGCCGGAAGAAAACGAGGAAACCGACCGCCGTTACGAAGAGCGAGAAGAAGAACCGGCCTGGCTCTGTGGAGAAGTAGTTGATGACTGCATCCACCGAACTGGGCTCCTCGTGAACGTTTGCAC from Actinomycetes bacterium carries:
- a CDS encoding 4Fe-4S binding protein; the encoded protein is MAKTDANPPMPEFATSYQLQEVDPAWLNSAVKPKQFLHIDQAECILCEGCVDICPWKCIHMLSVNAIEEAVNTEQPGEDPGDHVFFVVDEDVCTRCALCVDRCPTGVIILGKTQAGRSAGDPHQRDNRHGYAYGVRF